In Candidatus Cloacimonas sp., a genomic segment contains:
- a CDS encoding ABC-F family ATP-binding cassette domain-containing protein, with amino-acid sequence MNEVLLTLENVSCLYGERIILQDLSLGIHTSEKIGIVGINGSGKTSLLRIISGLIKPATGTVTRRKNLKVCLLEQDPQYHPAVSVLQHTYPLQGEIKDEYHYKSILSRLGINNYHEKMGELSGGQRRKADLARVLAAEPDLLLLDEPTNHLDLETIEWLQNYLVNTSIAVIFVTHDRYFLDAVATKIIEIERTRLYAYEGNYSAYIKGKLIRATDSQRKEIRRQAQLKKELDWLNRGAKARTSKPKDHIDRVKELLSKSYLISHQDLDISFQIDRLGKTILELHNLSKSYSGKALFTGIEHNFQNMERIGVIGPNGCGKTTLLKIIIGEEKPDCGTVKSGVNTHFAYYKQDEDSFDPNLTVYDYIAQFAEVIKTADGNKVTATEMLKRFLFDGKMQQMKLSALSGGERKRLYLLKALMFGANFIIMDEPTNDLDIRTLEILEDYLDAFKGCLLIVSHDRFFLDRTVDYLFIFQNGKLRKFAGNYSDYLLVQHYEQEETAEKKEPLITRPKRIAKGLSYNEQREMALIEKEIETAENQLQELDNKLNDFAKSLTPNDYTQISVSLQELENKHQKLLTRWLELSEKQNAGN; translated from the coding sequence ATGAACGAAGTCCTGCTAACTCTGGAAAATGTATCCTGCCTTTATGGAGAGAGAATTATTCTCCAGGATCTCTCTTTGGGCATTCATACTTCCGAAAAAATAGGCATTGTAGGTATCAACGGAAGTGGCAAAACATCATTACTGCGTATTATCAGCGGTTTGATAAAGCCGGCAACAGGAACCGTTACCAGGCGTAAGAACTTAAAAGTATGTCTGTTAGAACAAGACCCGCAATATCATCCCGCGGTTTCTGTTTTACAACATACATATCCTCTGCAAGGTGAAATTAAGGACGAGTATCATTATAAATCCATTCTCAGCCGTTTAGGAATAAACAATTACCACGAAAAAATGGGAGAACTTTCCGGCGGGCAACGCAGAAAAGCTGATTTAGCAAGAGTTTTAGCAGCCGAACCGGATTTATTGCTTTTAGATGAGCCCACCAATCATCTGGATTTGGAGACCATTGAATGGCTGCAGAACTATTTGGTTAATACCTCAATAGCAGTTATTTTCGTTACCCACGATCGCTATTTTCTGGATGCGGTTGCCACCAAAATCATTGAAATTGAAAGAACAAGATTATATGCTTATGAAGGTAATTACAGTGCCTATATTAAAGGCAAGCTTATTCGGGCAACCGATAGTCAGCGTAAAGAAATCAGGCGTCAGGCACAATTAAAAAAAGAACTTGATTGGCTGAATAGGGGAGCAAAGGCAAGAACCAGTAAGCCCAAAGACCATATTGACCGGGTAAAAGAACTGCTTAGCAAAAGTTATCTCATCTCTCACCAGGATTTGGATATCTCTTTTCAAATTGATCGCTTAGGGAAAACGATTCTGGAATTGCATAATCTGAGTAAATCCTACTCTGGGAAAGCCCTTTTTACAGGTATTGAGCATAACTTTCAAAATATGGAAAGAATTGGCGTTATCGGTCCCAATGGCTGTGGCAAAACAACTTTGCTGAAAATAATTATCGGAGAAGAAAAGCCCGATTGCGGAACTGTGAAATCAGGTGTAAATACCCATTTTGCTTATTATAAACAAGATGAGGATAGTTTTGATCCCAATCTTACTGTCTATGATTATATAGCCCAATTTGCGGAAGTAATTAAAACCGCTGACGGAAACAAAGTTACTGCCACAGAAATGCTTAAGCGCTTTCTTTTTGACGGCAAAATGCAACAAATGAAATTGAGCGCTCTTTCCGGAGGCGAAAGAAAACGGCTCTATTTATTGAAAGCGTTAATGTTTGGAGCCAATTTTATTATTATGGATGAGCCCACCAATGACCTGGATATTCGCACTCTGGAAATTTTGGAGGACTACCTGGATGCTTTTAAGGGTTGTTTGTTAATTGTTTCGCACGATCGCTTTTTTTTGGACAGAACAGTGGACTATCTCTTTATTTTCCAAAATGGTAAATTGCGTAAATTTGCCGGTAACTATTCCGATTATTTATTGGTGCAACACTATGAACAGGAAGAAACAGCAGAAAAGAAGGAACCGCTAATTACGCGTCCCAAACGCATTGCCAAAGGATTGAGCTATAATGAACAACGGGAAATGGCATTGATAGAAAAAGAGATTGAAACCGCCGAAAACCAACTTCAGGAACTGGATAACAAACTGAACGACTTTGCCAAGTCACTAACTCCTAACGATTATACCCAAATCAGTGTCTCCCTTCAGGAGCTGGAAAATAAACACCAGAAACTACTTACGCGTTGGCTGGAACTAAGCGAAAAACAAAATGCCGGGAATTGA
- a CDS encoding polysaccharide deacetylase family protein → MKKPLFIVILLSMLLGSCNFFTPVERNTPVICLTFDDQKSGVYTYAFPLMQEYGYRGTCYVNSQYLYGPKNMSLAQIRELHKNYNWEIGGHSLRHENLAELTYEEAEYTISQDYWRLNNWGFNPRSFAMPRGKCPLEYYPVLTEYYTYLRGSNDYAMHIPLNVQGLGYLAYQSSWTADIYKERIRRGIANGEDLIILGFHSIEEPDNLSGTNCPVAEFEEVLNYINHLGLEVLPLSEAVDKLNKE, encoded by the coding sequence ATGAAAAAGCCGTTATTTATTGTGATTTTGCTTTCTATGTTGCTTGGTTCCTGTAATTTCTTTACTCCCGTGGAAAGGAATACTCCTGTAATTTGTCTTACTTTTGATGATCAAAAAAGCGGAGTTTATACTTATGCTTTTCCTTTGATGCAGGAATATGGATATAGAGGAACCTGTTATGTAAATTCCCAATATCTTTATGGACCTAAAAATATGAGTTTAGCTCAAATTCGGGAATTGCATAAGAATTATAACTGGGAAATTGGAGGTCACTCTCTTCGTCACGAAAATCTGGCTGAATTAACTTACGAAGAAGCAGAATATACTATCAGTCAGGATTACTGGCGTCTGAATAATTGGGGTTTTAATCCCCGTTCTTTTGCTATGCCGAGAGGAAAATGCCCCCTGGAATATTATCCTGTTTTAACGGAATATTATACTTACTTACGAGGTAGTAATGATTACGCAATGCATATTCCTCTTAATGTTCAAGGGCTGGGTTATCTGGCTTATCAAAGTTCCTGGACGGCTGATATCTATAAAGAACGCATCCGCAGAGGGATAGCTAATGGAGAAGACCTCATTATTCTGGGTTTTCATTCTATAGAAGAACCGGATAATCTTTCTGGAACCAATTGTCCGGTAGCGGAATTTGAAGAAGTTCTAAACTATATAAACCATTTAGGACTGGAGGTTTTACCTCTTTCCGAGGCAGTGGATAAACTGAATAAAGAGTGA